From the genome of Halomonas sp. I5-271120, one region includes:
- the dapE gene encoding succinyl-diaminopimelate desuccinylase, producing MPDTATPSATLDLAIDLMGRASVTPSDVGCQALMIERLERLGFHIERLPFGDVENFWAVRGHQGPVMAFAGHTDVVPSGPESQWDHPPFAPFIDDDGMLFGRGAADMKGSLAAMITAVERFVAAYPDHDGKIAFLITSDEEGPAVDGTKAVVEHLRETHERLDYCIVGEPSSTERVGDVIKNGRRGSLGAVLRVKGVQGHVAYPHMARNPIHEAAPALDALAREHWDAGNDFFPATSFQISNIRSGTGATNVIPGELEVVFNFRYSTELTHEELRRRTEAILDAHGLDYRLDWTLNGEPFLTAEGQLVEAAVAGVEGVTGERPTLSTAGGTSDGRFIATLGSQVVELGPRNDTIHKVNERVRAADLDTLSDIYEAILTRLFAHAD from the coding sequence ATGCCCGATACCGCCACGCCTTCCGCGACACTCGACCTGGCCATCGACCTGATGGGCCGCGCCTCGGTGACTCCCTCTGACGTCGGCTGCCAGGCACTGATGATCGAGCGCCTTGAGCGCCTCGGCTTTCACATCGAGCGGCTGCCATTCGGCGACGTCGAGAACTTCTGGGCGGTACGCGGCCACCAAGGCCCGGTGATGGCCTTCGCCGGCCACACCGACGTGGTGCCCAGCGGCCCCGAGAGCCAGTGGGACCACCCGCCCTTCGCTCCCTTCATCGACGACGACGGCATGCTCTTTGGCCGCGGCGCCGCCGACATGAAGGGCAGCCTGGCCGCCATGATCACCGCCGTGGAGCGCTTCGTCGCCGCGTACCCTGACCACGACGGCAAGATCGCCTTCCTGATCACCTCAGACGAAGAAGGCCCAGCCGTGGACGGCACCAAGGCGGTGGTCGAGCACCTGCGCGAGACCCACGAGCGCCTGGATTACTGCATCGTCGGCGAGCCGTCCTCCACCGAACGGGTCGGCGACGTGATCAAGAACGGTCGCCGCGGCTCGCTGGGCGCCGTGCTGCGCGTCAAGGGCGTGCAGGGCCATGTCGCTTACCCGCACATGGCGCGCAACCCCATCCACGAGGCCGCCCCGGCGCTGGACGCCCTGGCCCGGGAGCACTGGGACGCGGGCAACGACTTCTTCCCGGCGACCAGCTTCCAGATCTCCAACATCCGGTCTGGCACTGGCGCCACTAACGTGATCCCGGGTGAGCTCGAGGTGGTGTTCAACTTCCGCTATTCCACCGAGCTGACCCATGAGGAACTGCGCCGTCGCACCGAGGCGATTCTCGACGCCCACGGCCTCGACTACCGCCTCGACTGGACGCTCAACGGAGAGCCCTTCCTGACCGCCGAAGGTCAGCTGGTCGAGGCTGCCGTGGCCGGTGTCGAGGGCGTTACCGGTGAGCGACCGACGCTCTCCACCGCCGGCGGCACCTCGGATGGACGCTTCATCGCCACCCTGGGTAGCCAGGTGGTCGAACTGGGACCGCGCAACGACACCATCCACAAGGTCAACGAGCGAGTGCGGGCCGCCGACCTGGACACCCTCAGCGACATCTACGAGGCCATCCTCACGCGGCTGTTCGCTCACGCCGACTGA